A window of Desulfocurvibacter africanus subsp. africanus DSM 2603 contains these coding sequences:
- the hisI gene encoding phosphoribosyl-AMP cyclohydrolase, producing MFKPDFKKMELLPAIAQDAATGEVLMLAYMNEQAWNATLETGEAHYWSRSRQELWHKGGTSGHVQKVKSIRLDCDSDTVLLLIEQVGGAACHKGYKSCFYRELKDGQVRECSPVVFDPKEVYR from the coding sequence ATGTTCAAGCCTGATTTCAAGAAAATGGAACTCTTGCCGGCCATTGCCCAGGATGCGGCCACCGGCGAGGTGCTCATGCTCGCTTACATGAACGAGCAGGCCTGGAACGCCACACTGGAGACCGGCGAAGCCCATTACTGGAGCCGCAGCCGCCAGGAACTCTGGCACAAGGGCGGCACCTCGGGCCATGTGCAGAAGGTCAAGTCCATCCGCCTGGATTGCGACTCGGATACCGTGCTCCTGCTCATCGAGCAGGTGGGCGGAGCGGCCTGCCACAAGGGCTACAAAAGCTGTTTCTACCGCGAACTCAAGGACGGCCAGGTGCGCGAGTGCTCGCCCGTGGTCTTCGACCCCAAGGAGGTCTACCGCTGA
- the hisG gene encoding ATP phosphoribosyltransferase, producing the protein MPPVNGNDKVLKLGIPKGSLQEATFKLFAKAGWKIREHHRNYFPAINDQDISCSLCRAQEMARYVEAGTFDVGLTGRDWIMEYNSDVHVVSDLVYSKASDRPVRWVLAVKGDSPYKRPEDLAGKKIATELVGFTKRYFEEAGIPVEVEFSWGATEAKVVEGLCDAIVEVTETGTTIKAHGLRIIADLMHSNTQIIANKAAWQDPWKRKKIEQIDMLLKGALCAERLVGLKMNVPQDKVEAVMSLLPALNSPTVAHLYKSDWLSVEIVVEEGVVRDLIPQLCEAGAQGIIEYALNKVI; encoded by the coding sequence ATGCCCCCCGTGAACGGCAACGACAAGGTCCTCAAGCTCGGCATTCCCAAGGGCTCCCTGCAGGAAGCCACCTTCAAGCTCTTCGCCAAGGCCGGCTGGAAGATCCGCGAGCATCACCGCAACTATTTCCCGGCCATCAACGACCAGGACATCTCCTGCTCCCTGTGCCGCGCCCAGGAAATGGCCCGCTACGTGGAGGCAGGCACCTTCGATGTGGGCCTGACCGGCAGGGACTGGATCATGGAGTACAACTCGGACGTGCACGTGGTCTCGGACCTGGTCTACTCCAAGGCCTCGGACCGGCCCGTGCGCTGGGTGCTCGCGGTCAAGGGCGATTCGCCCTACAAGCGGCCCGAGGATCTGGCCGGCAAGAAGATCGCCACGGAGCTCGTGGGCTTCACAAAGCGCTACTTCGAGGAAGCCGGCATTCCCGTGGAGGTCGAATTCTCCTGGGGCGCGACCGAGGCCAAGGTAGTGGAAGGGCTGTGTGACGCCATTGTCGAGGTCACCGAAACCGGCACGACCATCAAGGCCCACGGCCTGCGCATCATCGCCGACCTCATGCACTCGAATACACAGATCATCGCCAACAAGGCCGCCTGGCAGGACCCTTGGAAGCGCAAGAAGATCGAACAGATCGACATGCTCCTCAAGGGCGCCCTATGCGCCGAGCGACTGGTGGGCCTCAAAATGAACGTGCCGCAGGACAAGGTCGAGGCCGTCATGAGCCTGCTGCCCGCGCTCAACTCGCCCACCGTGGCGCACCTGTACAAGTCCGACTGGCTCTCGGTGGAGATCGTGGTCGAGGAAGGCGTGGTGCGCGACCTCATCCCCCAATTGTGCGAGGCCGGAGCCCAAGGCATTATCGAATACGCGCTCAATAAAGTAATCTAA